GTTTTTTCCTTTCTGTATCCATTATACCTCATAGACTGAGTTTACAAATTTTGGGGTACCTGCCAGAGTGTATGACGACACCTCAGATTTAATTGCGACCACCACCGTTGCAGTGATTGGCACTTCAGCAGATGTAGCCCAAGGAGATGAAGCTGTGGGGACAGGTTTAAAACCTGCCCCAACGCCAGAGGATGACAACACCGCGACCACTACCGAAGAACTAGCCCAAGATGAACCTGCGACCACTACCACAGATGGCACCATAGTGGTTGAATCTAACCCCCCTGCCACCACAACTAGCGAGGTGGGGATTGGAAGTCTCAATGAGGAAGGGGGCAATCTATGAAACGAATTTTAACCATTGTGGTTTTAACTTTGTTTGTGTGGCTGATGATTTTTGATGCGCCACAAACAGCTGACGCCTTAATTATCAATAAAACTATAACTATCGGAGATAATAACGGAGATGATTACAACGGCTTAATTAATGACACCTATGTTCAGGATTGCTCTGGTGGACTTTTTGGACCAAGCCATAAAAACAAAAATTATGGTGCAACTACTGTATTTTACACTTCTAGCTGGGGTGCGTGTCAGGGTTCTGGCCAAATGCGCATACTGATTCACATTGATACTTCATTTATTCCTACTAATGCTTCCGTGAGTGCCGCTACATTTTATGCTTATCATTATCACGATGGCGAAATTGGATTCCACACTGACAATATTGACTTAAAAATTAGGCCAATACTAAGCGGCAATGATGCTTGGTGGCCAGAAGGAACTAAAGATGATGCTACGGCAGATTCTGGCGAACCAACTTGGAACCACAAAGAATACGATACAGTTTCATGGGCAGGAAGCGCCGGACTCTCAACGGCGGATACTGATTATGGAAGTGGCGTTGCCACCTCAACTGTTGCTACAAATTCAGAATATGTTGGCTGGGATATCACTTCATTGGCACAAGATTGGATTTCTGATAATTCCAACAATCTCGGGTTTATGTTGGCTCACAACACGCTTTGCTGTTCGTCGTTCATTATTAGTTTTTACTCTTCAGAAATTGCCGGTGGCACTAGACGTCCTTACTTAGAACTAACTTATAGCTACCCGGCGAGCAATATATATTTTAAGCCCGGCACAAACATTCAAATTAAACCAGAAGGAATAATTAACATAAAACCAGCCTGAGTTATTTGCTATGGCCGATTTTAAGTACAAACTATTAACCACTGAGGAAGTCGCCGAGATCTTCAAGGTTAATTTACGTACAGTGTACCGATGGATTGACGCGGGCAAACTTCGGGCGGCAAAAATCGGCCATAAAACTTACCGCATTTACGAACACGATGTGGTCAAATTTATTAATTCTAGAATGGTTACGCCAAAAAATGACAGGTAATAGTAAATTAGTTATAATAAAGCCGTCATTAATATTAGCGCCG
Above is a genomic segment from Candidatus Buchananbacteria bacterium CG10_big_fil_rev_8_21_14_0_10_42_9 containing:
- a CDS encoding excisionase, producing MADFKYKLLTTEEVAEIFKVNLRTVYRWIDAGKLRAAKIGHKTYRIYEHDVVKFINSRMVTPKNDR